A region of Streptomyces sp. NBC_01267 DNA encodes the following proteins:
- a CDS encoding type B 50S ribosomal protein L31, whose product MKSRIHPVSRPVVFRDRAADSAFLARSTVDSAKFTEWEDGNTYPVVDVEISSESHPFYTGRARVLDTAGRVERFERRYGGAVRPLR is encoded by the coding sequence ATGAAGTCTCGTATTCACCCCGTCTCCCGTCCGGTCGTCTTCCGTGACCGTGCCGCGGACTCCGCATTCCTGGCGCGTTCCACGGTCGATTCCGCGAAGTTCACGGAATGGGAGGACGGGAACACGTACCCCGTCGTCGACGTGGAGATCTCGTCGGAGAGTCATCCCTTCTACACCGGCAGGGCCAGGGTGCTGGACACCGCGGGCCGGGTGGAGCGCTTCGAGCGCCGCTACGGCGGGGCCGTCCGGCCGCTCCGGTGA
- a CDS encoding PP2C family protein-serine/threonine phosphatase → MPSHVFADRPAPQPPERGAVDALITRTRRLRGDMDAVRRDAVADDDNVQGRWQRALCDLAVHHLDDLGTHLGQLKEGLPADGMDGLADEISGSGAFAHPVTDQPPGSLLSRVGSADWDLLTDEVSWSDELYQIFGRPPESGPLSLDELPSVLTAEDQPRLMAMVTDCLVDGKPIDGEFRIVRPDGTPRTLHMMGEPVLDGDGCTASMWAVLRDVSDLRRSQLTVRETEDSLQRRQHIARTERQVAVELQEAVLPPWRGSVQLPQDGPATLDLAAHYLPSAAHTLIGGDWYDAMELPDGRSLLTVGDLTGHGVSATSGMAMMLGALRGLAVAGIDPGPLMGHLNQLLETSAQPALGSALCCRYDPAARTLVWSQSGHPAPLLFRGGAGCALTPPSGVLLGAMPGTTYGQAVEQLHAGDVLVLHTTGLTPHGAPDEPVPDGLLALAPRFADAGTAQECMRLVIEECGHTDRRQDDACVLVARVGDH, encoded by the coding sequence ATGCCGTCCCATGTGTTCGCGGACCGTCCCGCCCCGCAGCCACCCGAGCGGGGCGCGGTCGACGCGCTCATCACCCGGACCCGCCGACTGCGCGGTGACATGGACGCCGTGCGGCGCGACGCCGTGGCGGACGACGACAACGTCCAGGGCCGCTGGCAGCGGGCCCTGTGCGACCTGGCCGTCCACCATCTCGACGATCTGGGCACGCATCTGGGCCAGCTCAAGGAAGGCCTCCCGGCGGACGGGATGGACGGACTGGCCGACGAGATCTCCGGGAGTGGCGCCTTCGCCCACCCGGTGACCGACCAGCCGCCCGGTTCGCTGCTCAGCCGCGTCGGCAGCGCCGACTGGGACCTCCTCACCGACGAGGTCAGCTGGTCCGACGAGCTGTACCAGATCTTCGGGCGCCCGCCGGAGAGCGGACCGCTCTCACTGGACGAGCTCCCCTCCGTACTGACGGCCGAGGACCAGCCGCGGCTCATGGCGATGGTCACCGACTGCCTCGTCGACGGAAAGCCGATCGACGGGGAGTTCCGGATCGTGCGGCCCGACGGGACGCCCCGGACCCTGCACATGATGGGCGAGCCGGTGCTCGACGGCGACGGCTGCACCGCTTCCATGTGGGCGGTCCTGCGGGACGTGAGCGACCTCCGGCGCAGCCAGCTCACGGTACGTGAGACGGAGGACTCCCTCCAGCGCCGGCAGCACATCGCCCGGACGGAACGCCAGGTCGCCGTCGAGCTCCAGGAAGCCGTACTGCCGCCCTGGCGCGGCTCGGTCCAGCTCCCGCAGGACGGACCCGCGACGCTCGACCTGGCGGCGCACTACCTGCCGTCCGCCGCCCACACCCTGATCGGCGGCGACTGGTACGACGCGATGGAACTCCCCGACGGGCGCTCGCTGCTCACCGTGGGCGACCTCACCGGCCACGGGGTGAGTGCCACCTCCGGGATGGCGATGATGCTCGGTGCGCTGCGCGGTCTGGCCGTGGCCGGCATCGACCCCGGCCCCCTCATGGGCCACCTCAACCAGCTGCTGGAAACGTCCGCGCAGCCCGCACTGGGCAGCGCCCTCTGCTGCCGGTACGACCCGGCCGCACGGACCCTGGTCTGGTCGCAGTCGGGACACCCCGCCCCCCTGCTGTTCCGCGGGGGAGCGGGGTGCGCGCTGACACCTCCGAGCGGCGTGCTGCTCGGAGCCATGCCGGGGACCACGTACGGACAGGCCGTCGAGCAGCTCCACGCCGGGGACGTGCTGGTCCTGCACACCACCGGACTGACGCCGCACGGCGCCCCGGACGAGCCGGTCCCGGACGGGCTGCTCGCACTCGCGCCCCGGTTCGCCGACGCCGGTACCGCACAGGAGTGCATGCGGCTGGTCATCGAGGAGTGCGGCCACACCGACCGTCGTCAGGACGACGCGTGTGTGCTGGTCGCCCGGGTCGGCGACCACTGA
- a CDS encoding DNA-binding protein NsdB, giving the protein MTGEPNTRLADLFGLAGWSKGELARLVNRQAAVMGHQQLATDTSRVRRWIDMGESPRDPVPKVLAALFTERLGRVVTIEDLGFVRPGRAGKRQAVGSAEQTANPDGLPWAPERTAAVLTEFTGMDLMLNRRGLVGAGAALTAGSALSSAMHDWLHTDPALSSDAPRVGNPLHAEPAGFDRYEAAPIGSQEIEALEHSVEIFRAWDASRGGGLQRKAVVGQLNEVGGMLSYRHPDNLQRRLWGVAANLAVLAGWMSHDVGLEPTAQKYFVIAAHAAREGGDRPRAGEALSRAARQMVHLGRPDDALDLMKLAHDGSGEQTLPRTRAMLHTIEAWAQASMGRGQAMRRTLGEAEELFVSDPGDEAPSWMQMFDEADLHGMQALAFRTLAEHEPSAATTAQRHAKRALELRINGRQRSKIFDYISLASACFISDDPEQADRYARLALVSMGETSSHRTWDRLREMYRLTGQYANHRTIQDLREEIELALPRQAKRPRSAEA; this is encoded by the coding sequence GTGACCGGAGAACCCAACACCCGCCTGGCAGACCTGTTCGGCCTGGCCGGCTGGTCCAAGGGCGAACTCGCGAGACTCGTGAACCGGCAGGCGGCCGTGATGGGCCACCAGCAGCTGGCGACCGACACCTCGCGGGTGAGGCGCTGGATCGACATGGGTGAGAGCCCGCGTGATCCTGTACCGAAGGTGCTGGCAGCCCTGTTCACCGAGCGGCTCGGTCGTGTCGTGACCATCGAGGACCTCGGGTTCGTACGGCCTGGGCGCGCGGGGAAACGGCAGGCCGTCGGGAGCGCGGAACAGACAGCGAATCCGGACGGCCTCCCTTGGGCGCCAGAACGGACGGCAGCGGTCCTCACCGAATTCACGGGAATGGACCTCATGCTCAACCGACGCGGCTTGGTGGGCGCAGGCGCTGCGCTGACCGCAGGATCCGCACTCAGCAGCGCCATGCACGACTGGCTCCACACCGATCCGGCTCTCTCCTCCGACGCCCCACGTGTCGGCAATCCCCTGCACGCCGAGCCCGCCGGGTTCGACCGTTACGAGGCCGCCCCCATCGGGTCGCAGGAGATCGAGGCGCTGGAACACTCCGTCGAGATCTTCCGGGCCTGGGACGCCTCACGCGGCGGGGGACTCCAGCGCAAGGCGGTCGTGGGACAGCTCAACGAGGTGGGAGGCATGCTCTCCTACCGCCACCCCGACAACCTCCAGCGGCGCCTGTGGGGTGTCGCCGCCAACCTCGCCGTCCTCGCGGGCTGGATGTCCCACGACGTCGGTCTCGAACCCACGGCCCAGAAGTACTTCGTCATCGCCGCGCACGCGGCCCGCGAGGGCGGCGACCGGCCGCGCGCGGGCGAGGCCCTCTCCCGGGCCGCCCGTCAGATGGTCCACCTCGGCCGGCCGGACGACGCACTGGACCTGATGAAGCTCGCGCACGACGGTTCCGGCGAGCAGACCCTGCCGCGCACCCGCGCCATGCTGCACACCATCGAGGCCTGGGCGCAGGCTTCGATGGGCCGCGGCCAGGCCATGCGCCGCACCCTCGGCGAGGCCGAGGAACTGTTCGTGTCGGATCCGGGCGACGAGGCGCCGAGCTGGATGCAGATGTTCGACGAGGCGGATCTGCACGGCATGCAGGCCCTGGCCTTCCGTACGCTCGCCGAGCACGAACCCTCCGCCGCCACGACCGCGCAGCGCCACGCCAAGCGGGCGCTGGAGCTGCGGATCAACGGCCGCCAGCGTTCGAAGATCTTCGACTACATCTCCCTGGCCTCGGCGTGCTTCATCTCCGACGACCCGGAACAGGCCGACCGGTACGCCCGGCTCGCCCTGGTGTCGATGGGGGAGACCTCCTCGCACCGCACCTGGGACCGGCTGCGCGAGATGTACCGGCTGACCGGGCAGTACGCGAACCACCGGACCATCCAGGACCTTCGGGAGGAGATCGAACTCGCGCTGCCCAGGCAGGCGAAGCGCCCCAGGAGCGCGGAAGCGTAG
- a CDS encoding aminoglycoside phosphotransferase family protein translates to MYTASSSVSAPPRPHRTLPAGGGPYLDPSQAAAALGTGRVRRAAGPGTQPLSGRLDLSGPQGAQLRMAIASVQRICPEFNPVQILRRSGRSVLLVGTTGRATAVAKCLLDHSPAWSESFRHEIATYRTFVRHRPPVRVPRLIAADPENCTLVIERMAGRAAGLQRHPVEAPPRADIRAVLTAITRVNAWRPPSGLFGQPLDYASRISRYHELGLFTDRDLGDLQKLLHGLAHSGGRQGTGEFCHGDALLSNILLSPTGPVLVDWEHAGWYLPGYDLATLWSVLGEAPVARRQISQLAQSRGPASRDAFLVNLMLVLTREIRTYETAVQRTMREAAPTGAGHHSQSGLLSHGEEQRLLLRRLHDDCALARRAVRAAVGTR, encoded by the coding sequence ATGTACACAGCATCGTCCTCCGTGTCCGCCCCACCTCGGCCGCACCGCACCCTTCCGGCCGGTGGCGGACCGTACCTCGACCCTTCCCAGGCCGCAGCGGCGCTCGGCACCGGCAGGGTCCGGCGGGCAGCGGGACCGGGTACCCAACCGCTCAGCGGGAGACTCGACTTGTCCGGTCCCCAGGGCGCGCAGCTGCGTATGGCGATCGCGTCGGTGCAACGCATCTGTCCGGAGTTCAACCCGGTGCAGATACTGCGCCGAAGCGGGCGTTCGGTACTGCTCGTCGGAACAACCGGGCGTGCTACCGCAGTTGCCAAGTGTCTACTGGACCACTCCCCCGCCTGGTCGGAAAGCTTCCGCCACGAAATAGCTACGTATCGCACTTTCGTCCGGCACCGTCCGCCGGTCCGGGTGCCGAGGCTCATCGCCGCCGACCCCGAGAACTGCACGCTGGTGATCGAGCGAATGGCCGGACGGGCGGCGGGGCTTCAGCGCCACCCGGTGGAGGCTCCGCCCCGCGCGGACATCCGGGCGGTGCTGACCGCGATCACCCGGGTCAACGCCTGGCGACCGCCGAGCGGGCTGTTCGGTCAGCCGCTCGACTACGCCTCACGGATCTCCCGGTACCACGAGCTCGGTCTCTTCACGGACCGGGACCTGGGGGATCTGCAGAAGCTGCTGCACGGTCTCGCGCACTCGGGCGGGCGGCAGGGGACCGGGGAGTTCTGCCACGGTGACGCGCTGCTCTCCAACATCCTGCTGTCGCCGACGGGTCCCGTCCTGGTCGACTGGGAGCACGCGGGCTGGTACCTGCCCGGGTACGACCTGGCGACGCTGTGGTCCGTGCTCGGCGAGGCCCCGGTGGCGCGGCGGCAGATCAGTCAGCTGGCGCAGTCCCGGGGACCGGCGTCCAGGGACGCGTTCCTGGTGAATCTGATGCTGGTGCTGACCCGCGAGATCCGGACGTACGAAACGGCCGTCCAGCGCACCATGCGCGAGGCCGCCCCGACCGGCGCGGGCCACCACAGCCAGTCAGGGCTCCTGTCCCACGGCGAGGAGCAGCGTCTGCTCCTGCGCCGTCTGCACGACGACTGCGCCCTGGCCCGGCGGGCCGTGCGCGCGGCTGTCGGCACCCGCTGA
- a CDS encoding N-acetylmuramoyl-L-alanine amidase, with protein MTSQQRIRLALALTAASAFSLALLSPAAEARTQDSRPECPRTLDCEWVPAAYQQTGDPADKETYGSYDTADRPHTGKIKYIVLHDTEETFDRTLQIFQDPHNQTSAHYVVRSADGHVAQMVKDKDVAWQAGNWYINQQSIGIEQEGVATEGAKWFTPAMYRSTAQLVRYLAAKYDIPLDRQHIIGHDNVPPTSAAGAAAMHWDPGTFWDWDYFMSLVGGPTVPTAGPTSQLVTVSPVFKQNIQSFRDCEKNIDLPAQPSSAVPLYTEPSTKAPLFSDPGLHTDGSAGTNCIADWGSKISASQQAVVAERKPGWTAIWWYGQKAWFRSPEHTRTTTPTGGYVVRPKAGRTDVPVYGVAYPEKSEYPADFTAAHLGTPLQYTIKQGQAYPGGGEAPTGYYYAPTIDSSYPYDHTYFPGGTKYVTVQIGHRVAFVKASDVDIVRTH; from the coding sequence ATGACGTCCCAGCAGAGGATCAGACTCGCGCTCGCGCTGACCGCCGCGAGCGCCTTCAGCCTCGCCCTCCTCAGCCCTGCCGCAGAGGCCCGCACGCAGGACAGCCGGCCGGAGTGTCCCCGTACCCTCGACTGCGAGTGGGTCCCCGCCGCCTACCAGCAGACGGGCGATCCCGCGGACAAGGAGACGTACGGCAGCTACGACACCGCCGACCGTCCGCACACCGGGAAGATCAAGTACATCGTCCTGCACGACACCGAGGAAACCTTCGACAGGACGCTGCAGATCTTCCAGGACCCGCACAACCAGACGTCGGCCCACTATGTGGTCCGCTCCGCCGACGGTCATGTGGCGCAGATGGTCAAGGACAAGGACGTCGCCTGGCAGGCCGGTAACTGGTACATCAACCAGCAGTCCATCGGCATCGAGCAGGAGGGCGTCGCCACCGAGGGCGCCAAGTGGTTCACCCCGGCGATGTACCGGTCGACGGCGCAGCTCGTGCGGTACCTCGCGGCCAAGTACGACATCCCGCTGGACCGCCAGCACATCATCGGTCACGACAACGTTCCGCCCACCAGCGCCGCGGGCGCCGCGGCCATGCACTGGGACCCCGGGACGTTCTGGGACTGGGACTACTTCATGTCCCTCGTGGGCGGACCCACCGTCCCGACCGCCGGACCCACGAGCCAACTGGTCACCGTCAGCCCGGTGTTCAAGCAGAACATCCAGTCCTTCCGCGACTGCGAGAAGAACATCGACCTCCCGGCCCAGCCCTCCAGCGCCGTGCCCCTGTACACCGAGCCCTCCACCAAGGCCCCGCTCTTCTCCGACCCCGGGCTGCACACCGACGGCTCGGCCGGCACCAACTGCATCGCCGACTGGGGAAGCAAGATCAGCGCGTCGCAGCAGGCCGTCGTGGCCGAGCGCAAGCCGGGCTGGACCGCGATCTGGTGGTACGGACAGAAGGCCTGGTTCCGGAGCCCGGAGCACACCAGGACCACCACACCGACCGGCGGCTACGTGGTCCGGCCGAAGGCGGGAAGGACCGATGTGCCGGTGTACGGCGTGGCCTACCCGGAGAAGAGCGAGTACCCGGCGGACTTCACCGCGGCGCACCTGGGCACCCCCCTGCAGTACACGATCAAGCAGGGCCAGGCGTACCCGGGCGGTGGCGAGGCCCCGACGGGCTACTACTACGCCCCGACCATCGACTCGTCCTACCCCTACGACCACACGTACTTCCCCGGCGGGACGAAGTACGTGACCGTGCAGATCGGTCACCGGGTGGCCTTCGTCAAGGCGTCCGACGTCGACATCGTGCGTACGCACTGA
- a CDS encoding CGNR zinc finger domain-containing protein, giving the protein MADGTLVLDLALTVRHDGHGGVADDLEHPEGLSRWVRDHAEVLAEVPGAGAVVADAETLTAVRELRAAVRALFARAVAPAAPSPADARRLLPPEEALARINAAAAAVPTVPVLRWPQDGEPVAVLRPSCAVSEERQALTAALARAAVAFLSGPDAERLRACHAPRCVRYFLKEHPRQEWCKPSCGNRARVARHHERQKSANR; this is encoded by the coding sequence ATGGCCGACGGCACTCTCGTACTCGATCTCGCCCTCACCGTCCGGCACGACGGACACGGGGGAGTGGCCGATGACCTGGAGCACCCCGAGGGGCTGAGCCGCTGGGTGCGTGATCATGCCGAAGTCCTGGCCGAGGTGCCCGGCGCCGGTGCCGTCGTCGCGGACGCCGAGACGCTCACGGCGGTCCGGGAGCTGCGCGCGGCCGTCCGGGCGCTGTTCGCCCGCGCGGTCGCTCCGGCGGCGCCGAGCCCCGCCGACGCCCGGCGTCTGCTGCCCCCGGAGGAGGCGCTCGCCAGGATCAACGCCGCGGCGGCGGCCGTCCCCACCGTGCCCGTCCTGCGCTGGCCGCAGGACGGGGAACCGGTCGCCGTACTGCGGCCGTCCTGTGCCGTCAGCGAGGAGCGCCAGGCGCTGACCGCCGCGCTCGCCCGCGCCGCCGTGGCCTTTCTGTCCGGACCGGACGCCGAGCGGCTGCGCGCCTGCCACGCCCCGCGCTGCGTGCGTTACTTCCTCAAGGAACACCCGCGTCAGGAGTGGTGCAAACCGTCCTGCGGGAACCGCGCCAGGGTGGCCCGTCACCACGAACGGCAGAAGTCGGCGAACCGGTAG
- a CDS encoding DUF397 domain-containing protein yields the protein MADSTTPQRPLVGWDKPDLDLTDADWQSGSQGRGDVQIAFVEGFIAMRNGGRPDSPSLIFDPGEWRAFVLGARDGDFDLT from the coding sequence GTGGCCGACAGCACCACCCCTCAGCGACCCCTTGTGGGCTGGGACAAGCCGGATCTCGATCTCACCGACGCCGACTGGCAGTCGGGGAGCCAGGGGCGGGGCGACGTTCAGATCGCCTTCGTCGAGGGGTTCATCGCGATGCGCAACGGCGGCAGGCCGGACAGCCCGTCGCTGATCTTCGACCCCGGCGAATGGCGGGCCTTCGTCCTGGGTGCGCGCGACGGCGACTTCGATCTGACCTGA
- a CDS encoding thiolase domain-containing protein, with product MSRQGAAGPRGAAGPQGAAGSRSAAHKEPVAVVGIGQTHHVAARHDVSIAGLVREAARRALDDAQLTWSDIDAVVIGKAPDFFEGVMMPELYLADALGAVGKPMMRVHTAGSVGGSTALVASNLVAARVHRTVLTLAFEKQSESNAMWGLSLPVPFQQPLLAGAGGFFAPHVRAYMRRAGAPDTVGSLVAYKDRRNALKNPYAHLHEKDITLEKVQASPMLWDPIRYSETCPSSDGACAMVLTDRAGAARSPQPPAWVHGGAMRSEPTLFAGKDFVSPQAGKDCAADVYRQAGITDPRREIDAVEMYVPFSWYEPMWLENLGFAAEGEGWKLTESGVTELDGDLPVNPSGGVLSTNPIGASGMIRFAEAALQVRGQAGEHQVDGARKALGHAYGGGSQFFSMWLVGSEPPTG from the coding sequence GTGAGTCGGCAAGGTGCAGCGGGTCCGCGGGGTGCAGCGGGTCCGCAGGGCGCGGCCGGGTCCCGGAGCGCGGCGCACAAGGAACCCGTCGCGGTCGTCGGTATCGGCCAGACCCACCATGTCGCGGCCCGGCACGACGTGTCCATCGCCGGGCTGGTCCGCGAGGCCGCCCGACGGGCGCTCGACGACGCCCAGTTGACGTGGTCGGACATCGACGCGGTCGTCATCGGCAAGGCGCCGGACTTCTTCGAGGGCGTGATGATGCCCGAGCTCTACCTCGCCGACGCGCTGGGCGCCGTCGGCAAGCCGATGATGCGGGTGCACACGGCGGGCTCGGTGGGCGGATCCACCGCGCTCGTCGCGTCCAACCTGGTCGCGGCCCGGGTGCACCGGACCGTTCTCACCCTCGCCTTCGAGAAGCAGTCCGAGTCCAACGCCATGTGGGGGCTCTCCCTGCCCGTTCCCTTCCAGCAGCCCCTGCTCGCCGGTGCGGGCGGATTCTTCGCCCCGCACGTGCGGGCGTACATGCGCCGGGCCGGAGCCCCCGACACCGTGGGCTCGCTCGTCGCGTACAAGGACCGCCGCAACGCGCTGAAGAACCCCTACGCGCATCTCCACGAGAAGGACATCACCCTGGAGAAGGTCCAGGCGTCGCCGATGCTCTGGGACCCGATCCGGTACTCCGAGACCTGCCCCTCGTCGGACGGCGCCTGCGCGATGGTCCTCACCGACCGTGCGGGCGCGGCCCGTTCACCGCAGCCGCCCGCCTGGGTGCACGGCGGTGCCATGCGCAGCGAGCCGACGCTGTTCGCGGGCAAGGACTTCGTGTCACCGCAGGCGGGCAAGGACTGCGCGGCCGATGTGTACCGGCAGGCCGGTATCACCGACCCGCGCCGGGAGATCGACGCCGTCGAGATGTACGTGCCGTTCTCCTGGTACGAGCCGATGTGGCTGGAGAACCTGGGATTCGCCGCCGAGGGCGAGGGCTGGAAACTCACCGAGTCCGGCGTCACCGAACTCGACGGAGACCTTCCGGTGAACCCCTCGGGGGGTGTTCTCTCCACCAACCCCATCGGCGCCTCCGGCATGATCAGGTTCGCCGAGGCGGCTCTGCAGGTGCGCGGACAGGCCGGGGAGCACCAGGTGGACGGTGCCCGCAAGGCGCTCGGGCACGCCTACGGCGGTGGCTCGCAGTTCTTCTCCATGTGGCTGGTGGGCTCGGAACCGCCCACCGGCTGA